From Heliomicrobium modesticaldum Ice1, a single genomic window includes:
- a CDS encoding STAS domain-containing protein, whose amino-acid sequence MLEHEIKERGDVSILRFYGSIGVGDAHRIKDSLAQLPRENSRLVINLGVSFVTSEAIGNLIFLYKRYREKGGQVVLCNITPSVRQVLEITRLDKLLPIVETEEEAVTKLSRE is encoded by the coding sequence TTGTTGGAGCATGAGATCAAGGAACGGGGCGATGTGTCGATCCTTCGCTTCTACGGCAGCATCGGCGTCGGCGACGCCCACCGGATCAAGGATTCCCTGGCTCAACTTCCCCGTGAAAACAGCCGCCTGGTCATCAACCTGGGCGTCAGTTTTGTCACCAGTGAAGCCATCGGTAATCTGATCTTTCTCTACAAGCGCTACCGGGAAAAAGGGGGGCAGGTGGTCCTCTGCAACATCACCCCTTCCGTGCGCCAGGTGCTGGAGATCACCCGCCTCGACAAATTGCTTCCTATCGTGGAGACGGAAGAGGAAGCCGTGACAAAGCTTTCCCGGGAGTAA